A part of Paenibacillus donghaensis genomic DNA contains:
- a CDS encoding ABC transporter permease — translation MPFSAIKQRFGKKQIVTWLGAIIVLLLFVLPVLKLVLLSFRGEQGLVLTNYSELMQQSRFWNTLRSTAIIVGGSTVLSLFLGTAAAWLIAYTDIPRKRMLHIAILLCFILPSYVLTLSWSSFMGTQGIVAKLLGWLSPGLMPWSMYSMGGIIFVMGIHHFPLVYMFTLEVFRKIPRDLEWASRAGGAGKLETFWRITLPLALPGLTAGGLLVFLASLDNFGIPAFLGTPVNISVLSTLIYEEIIGFGPSAFARGASLSVLLGLAAIMGSLLQWLLLRKSHASDTIQPDYSPRYTLGKSRKWVSALLWAFLLLVTVVPLFSMVSMSLKKAYGLGLTASNMTFNNYRYILFENPRVWQAIQNSLVLSGITMLVCLLIGSCFAYIRVRKPSRLNRLAELATAVPYTLPGIVFALSMILVWMEPIPGWNPGIYGTMAILFIAYICRFMILQIRSGVTAFMQVDISMEEAARISGAGPWQRWRSVLLPLTLPGILTGGLLVFLTALTELTVSALLYSSGSQTIGVTIFSFEQAGETLYSTALSSLIVVLIAAGGALVLLVQKWATRKGVRP, via the coding sequence ATGCCCTTTTCTGCTATTAAACAAAGGTTCGGGAAGAAGCAGATTGTTACCTGGCTAGGCGCTATAATCGTTCTTTTGTTGTTTGTATTGCCTGTTCTTAAGCTTGTTTTGCTTAGTTTCCGTGGGGAGCAAGGGCTTGTGTTAACGAACTACAGTGAGCTTATGCAGCAGAGCCGGTTCTGGAATACCCTGCGCAGCACAGCCATTATTGTTGGGGGTTCAACCGTTCTTTCCTTATTCCTTGGAACTGCAGCCGCTTGGCTGATTGCATACACGGATATTCCCCGGAAGCGGATGCTGCATATAGCGATCCTGCTGTGCTTTATACTGCCTTCTTATGTATTGACGCTGTCCTGGTCTTCCTTTATGGGCACGCAGGGCATTGTAGCCAAGCTGCTGGGATGGTTGAGTCCAGGGCTTATGCCGTGGAGTATGTACAGCATGGGAGGAATCATCTTCGTGATGGGAATCCATCATTTCCCGCTGGTGTATATGTTTACGTTGGAGGTCTTCCGCAAAATCCCACGCGATCTGGAATGGGCATCCCGGGCAGGAGGAGCAGGCAAATTGGAAACGTTCTGGCGGATTACGCTGCCCCTGGCTCTGCCCGGCCTTACGGCTGGAGGACTGCTCGTATTCCTGGCATCGCTGGATAACTTCGGTATCCCGGCCTTTCTGGGCACGCCTGTGAACATCTCGGTGCTAAGTACCCTTATTTATGAAGAAATTATCGGGTTTGGCCCGTCTGCTTTTGCCCGTGGCGCTTCGTTATCCGTATTGCTTGGCTTAGCTGCGATTATGGGGAGTCTGCTGCAATGGCTGCTTCTGCGCAAGAGCCACGCCTCCGATACGATTCAACCGGATTATTCACCCAGGTATACACTGGGCAAATCAAGAAAATGGGTATCTGCGCTATTATGGGCATTTCTGCTGTTGGTTACGGTGGTTCCGTTATTCTCGATGGTATCGATGTCCTTGAAAAAAGCCTACGGGCTTGGCCTGACTGCGTCCAATATGACGTTTAATAATTATCGTTACATCCTGTTCGAGAATCCGCGGGTATGGCAAGCGATACAGAATAGTCTTGTGTTATCCGGTATTACCATGCTGGTATGCCTTCTGATTGGCTCTTGCTTCGCTTATATTCGGGTTCGCAAGCCTTCACGGCTGAATCGGCTGGCAGAACTGGCCACGGCTGTTCCTTATACATTGCCCGGTATCGTGTTCGCCTTGTCGATGATTCTAGTCTGGATGGAACCTATTCCCGGATGGAATCCCGGGATATATGGAACAATGGCCATCCTGTTCATTGCTTACATCTGCCGGTTTATGATCCTGCAGATTCGTTCCGGTGTGACGGCCTTTATGCAGGTCGACATCTCTATGGAGGAAGCCGCTCGCATCTCGGGTGCGGGTCCCTGGCAACGATGGCGCTCAGTCTTGCTGCCGCTTACCCTGCCAGGTATTTTGACTGGCGGCTTGCTGGTCTTTCTGACAGCGCTGACTGAACTGACAGTGTCAGCCTTGCTCTATTCCTCGGGTTCCCAGACGATAGGTGTGACTATATTCAGCTTTGAGCAAGCAGGGGAAACCCTTTATTCTACAGCCTTATCAAGCCTGATCGTCGTGTTGATTGCGGCAGGAGGAGCCCTCGTGCTGCTCGTTCAGAAGTGGGCAACGCGGAAGGGAGTGCGGCCATGA
- a CDS encoding ABC transporter ATP-binding protein, with protein sequence MSIEMKRISKVFGSAQALHYIDLTIEEGEFVAILGPSGCGKTTLLRILAGFEQPTTGQISLNGKLVAGDGLVLPPEKRRIGMVFQSFALWPHMNVTEHIRFPIRTHKETPARIKQNEQERVNQVLELTGLTKLASRMPHELSGGQKQRVAIARAIAPEPSLLLMDEPLSSLDAMLRMDMRREIQDVHRRTRSAIVYVTHDQGEALAMADRIVVMKDGQIEQVGTPQDIYLRPQTEFVARFVSKSNLVEGRWVNNRFVPKGSDHEAWDGLPVGTHFKNSGQYPVRPDQFSISREPGAGIPGEIVNVQFQGNVFHYNVLSGTQQWEVVSPLQFQRNDKISLSLI encoded by the coding sequence ATGAGTATTGAAATGAAACGAATCAGCAAAGTATTTGGGAGTGCCCAGGCCTTGCATTATATTGATCTAACCATAGAAGAAGGAGAGTTTGTCGCTATCCTGGGACCTTCAGGCTGTGGGAAAACAACGCTGCTGCGAATCCTTGCCGGCTTCGAGCAGCCAACTACAGGGCAGATCAGCTTAAATGGCAAGCTGGTAGCCGGAGATGGCTTGGTTCTGCCGCCGGAGAAACGAAGAATCGGGATGGTATTCCAATCCTTCGCCTTGTGGCCCCATATGAATGTGACGGAGCACATCCGGTTTCCGATTCGTACACACAAGGAAACGCCCGCACGAATCAAGCAGAATGAGCAGGAGAGGGTGAACCAGGTGCTTGAGCTTACCGGACTTACCAAGCTGGCCTCCCGTATGCCTCATGAGCTCTCCGGCGGCCAGAAGCAGCGGGTAGCCATCGCCAGGGCCATTGCACCTGAACCTTCGCTATTGTTAATGGATGAGCCGTTAAGCAGCCTGGATGCCATGCTTCGGATGGATATGCGCCGGGAAATTCAGGATGTTCATCGCCGTACCCGCTCTGCCATTGTTTACGTAACACATGATCAGGGAGAAGCCTTGGCCATGGCGGACCGAATCGTAGTTATGAAAGACGGTCAGATTGAACAGGTCGGAACGCCTCAGGATATTTATCTGCGGCCACAGACCGAATTTGTTGCCAGATTTGTCTCCAAATCCAATCTCGTAGAAGGAAGATGGGTCAACAATCGTTTTGTTCCAAAGGGGAGTGACCATGAGGCGTGGGACGGGCTGCCGGTTGGAACACATTTTAAGAATAGCGGCCAGTATCCGGTTCGTCCGGACCAGTTCTCTATATCTAGAGAGCCGGGAGCAGGAATACCTGGAGAGATTGTTAACGTGCAGTTTCAGGGGAATGTATTTCACTACAATGTCCTCAGCGGTACCCAGCAATGGGAGGTGGTTTCGCCGTTGCAATTTCAGAGGAATGACAAGATCTCGCTCAGCTTAATTTAA
- a CDS encoding ABC transporter ATP-binding protein translates to MNKSKAQLSTWSKLLRYCRKYIPVVLIAIISAAIGTVLTLLGPDKLSEMTDLITAGLVTGIDMEAITSIGLFLVFIYILSAVLSLAQGLIMSIVTQKVSKSLRTDLSSKMNRLPISYYNKSTTGDILSRVTNDVDTIGQALNQSVGSLVTALALFVGSIIMMFKTNVLMTLTAIVATVIGFGLMAAIMKKSQKYFQSQQEYLGKINGHVEEVYSGHTVVKAYNGESQMRNTFESLNTNLKDSAFKAQFLSGLMMPIMMFIGNLGFVSVCVVGAVLAMNGTISFGVIVAFILYVRYFTQPLSQIAQAAQSLQSASAASKRVFEFMDADEMDNESHKDSHLETAVGHVKFEHVQFAYENSDKLIIKDFSTEVKPGQKIAIVGPTGAGKTTLVNLLIRFNELKGGGIYIDGTPISSLTRENIHDLFCIVLQDTWLFEGTIRENLVYNKPGVTDKEIEEACKSVGLHHFIQTLSAGYNTVLNDKVNLSTGQKQQLTIARAMLKNAPMLILDEATSSVDTRTELLIQQAMDKLMEGRTSFVIAHRLSTIKNADVILVLKDGDILESGSHNELLAKNGFYAELYNSQFEQAS, encoded by the coding sequence ATGAACAAGAGCAAAGCGCAACTGAGCACCTGGAGCAAACTTCTCCGTTATTGCAGAAAGTATATTCCTGTAGTTCTTATAGCAATTATCAGTGCGGCCATCGGTACGGTACTGACTTTGCTCGGGCCGGATAAGCTTTCGGAGATGACAGATTTGATCACCGCAGGCCTTGTCACCGGTATTGATATGGAAGCCATAACTTCCATCGGCCTCTTCCTTGTATTTATCTACATCCTTAGCGCTGTATTGTCATTGGCACAAGGATTAATAATGTCCATAGTTACGCAAAAAGTCTCCAAAAGCTTACGAACGGATCTCTCCAGTAAAATGAACAGACTTCCGATCTCTTATTATAATAAGTCAACAACCGGTGACATCCTGTCCCGGGTAACAAACGATGTGGATACGATCGGGCAAGCCTTAAATCAAAGCGTTGGTTCACTGGTCACCGCCCTCGCCCTGTTTGTCGGGTCCATTATCATGATGTTCAAAACGAATGTGCTCATGACCCTTACAGCGATTGTTGCAACAGTCATTGGCTTCGGCCTCATGGCGGCCATTATGAAGAAATCTCAAAAGTACTTTCAAAGTCAGCAAGAATACTTAGGTAAAATCAATGGCCATGTGGAGGAAGTATATTCAGGACATACTGTAGTGAAAGCCTACAATGGCGAATCGCAAATGCGCAATACCTTTGAATCCCTGAATACTAATCTGAAAGATAGTGCATTTAAAGCACAGTTCCTCTCCGGTCTCATGATGCCGATTATGATGTTCATAGGAAATCTGGGGTTTGTGTCCGTCTGTGTCGTAGGTGCTGTCCTTGCTATGAATGGAACGATATCCTTCGGGGTTATTGTAGCCTTCATCCTGTATGTCCGTTACTTCACACAACCCCTGTCACAGATTGCGCAAGCCGCACAAAGTTTGCAATCGGCGTCCGCGGCAAGCAAACGAGTCTTTGAATTCATGGATGCTGATGAAATGGACAATGAGAGTCATAAGGACAGCCATCTTGAAACTGCTGTGGGCCATGTGAAATTTGAACATGTGCAATTTGCTTATGAGAATTCAGACAAGCTTATTATTAAAGATTTCTCTACAGAAGTTAAGCCTGGGCAAAAAATCGCTATAGTCGGTCCTACCGGCGCAGGTAAAACAACGCTTGTGAACCTGCTAATACGGTTTAATGAACTAAAAGGCGGGGGAATTTATATTGACGGTACCCCGATCAGCAGTTTAACCCGAGAGAATATCCATGATTTATTCTGTATAGTTCTGCAAGATACCTGGCTTTTTGAAGGCACCATCAGGGAGAATTTAGTGTATAACAAACCGGGCGTAACCGACAAAGAAATTGAAGAGGCTTGTAAGTCGGTGGGCTTGCACCATTTCATCCAAACCTTAAGTGCCGGTTACAATACCGTATTGAATGACAAGGTCAATCTATCCACCGGACAGAAGCAACAGCTAACAATCGCCCGCGCGATGCTCAAGAATGCGCCAATGCTTATCCTCGATGAAGCTACAAGCTCAGTCGATACAAGAACAGAGCTCTTGATTCAACAGGCGATGGATAAGCTTATGGAAGGAAGAACCTCCTTCGTTATTGCACATAGGCTCTCAACGATTAAGAATGCCGATGTGATTCTGGTTCTGAAAGATGGCGATATCTTGGAAAGCGGAAGCCATAATGAACTGCTTGCCAAGAATGGCTTCTATGCGGAGCTGTACAATAGCCAATTCGAACAAGCCTCTTAA